Proteins found in one Muntiacus reevesi chromosome 2, mMunRee1.1, whole genome shotgun sequence genomic segment:
- the LOC136161659 gene encoding zinc finger protein 350 isoform X1, producing MIQAQETLTFDDVAVAFTWEEWQLLAPAQKVLYRDVMLENHSNLVSVGFQASTSEILSKLDQGEPWTMDDEVHCRTRSEVWKVDGHLLEHLENKRVEKRLEQWLEQNPLDSSGHQSRALLRHNHDVFDLHGRSETSNSSLLSETPNCEIERPAELPAGGKSCRHADREPFHPELLSTKSQLMEHQHTKQRKKPHVCSECGKAFVKKSWLADHQNLHTGEKPHQCDLCGKAFFRKFQLTEHQRMHMGDKPYECAECGKAFLKKSGLNVHQKTHTGEKPFICSECGKGFIQKGNLMVHLRIHTGEKPYTCTECGKGFSQKTCLTAHKRIHTGTSPFVCGECGKTLSQKMGLIKHQRTHTGEKPFECSHCGKGFIEKPQLVIHQRIHTGEKPYRCSKCGKSFRGKSVLNKHLKTHLVKEIPPSAKSPQSSVVLQEKNLNTVTMHLPPLAPQSPVGIGGLLANRSMVLMGQPVTRWPPTGDNRGLAQERILVNSGNVVMPSVVNYVLFYVTGN from the exons atgaTCCAGGCCCAG GAAACCCTCACATTTGATGACGTGGCCGTGGCCTTCACGTGGGAAGAGTGGCAGCTCCTGGCGCCTGCTCAGAAGGTCCTGTACCGGGACGTGATGCTGGAGAACCATAGCAACCTGGTGTCTGTGG GTTTTCAAGCAAGCACATCAGAGATACTCTCCAAATTGGATCAAGGAGAACCATGGACGATGGATGATGAAGTCCACTGTCGAACCCGTTCAG aaGTCTGGAAAGTTGATGGCCACCTGCTGGAACACTTAGAAAACAAGAGAGTGGAGAAGAGACTAGAACAATGGCTTGAACAGAACCCACTGGACAGTTCTGGTCATCAGAGCAGAGCTCTGTTAAGGCACAATCATGATGTGTTTGATTTACATGGAAGAAGCGAGACATCAAATTCAAGTTTACTCTCTGAGACCCCGAACTGTGAAATAGAGCGCCCTGCTGAGCTTCCTGCAGGTGGGAAATCCTGCCGCCATGCTGACAGGGAACCATTTCATCCTGAACTCCTCAGCACTAAGTCCCAACTCATGGAGCATCAGCACACTAAACAAAGGAAGAAGCCTCATgtgtgcagtgaatgtgggaaagcaTTTGTCAAGAAGTCTTGGCTTGCTGATCACCAGAATCttcacacaggagagaagccccATCAATGTGACCTCTGTGGGAAAGCCTTCTTCAGAAAGTTCCAGCTCACTGAGCACCAGAGGATGCACATGGGGGACAAACCTTACGAGTGCGccgaatgtggcaaagccttccTCAAAAAATCAGGTCTCAATGTGCACCAGAAAAcccacacaggagagaaaccatTTATTTGCAGCGAGTGTGGCAAGGGCTTCATCCAGAAGGGAAACCTCATGGTCCATCTGCGGATCCATACCGGTGAGAAACCTTACACGTGCACCGAGTGTGGGAAAGGCTTCAGCCAGAAGACGTGTCTCACGGCACACAAGCGGATTCACACTGGCACGAGTCCCTTTGTGTGTGGTGAGTGTGGGAAGACGCTTTCCCAGAAAATGGGTCTCATCAAGCACCAGAGGACTCACACGGGAGAGAAGCCCTTTGAATGCAGCCACTGCGGGAAGGGCTTTATCGAGAAGCCACAGCTCGTGATACACCAGAGGATCCACACGGGGGAGAAACCCTACAGATGCAGCAAGTGCGGGAAATCATTCAGAGGGAAGTCGGTCCTCAATAAACACCTGAAAACTCACTTAGTCAAGGAAATCCCTCCCTCAGCGAAGTCCCCCCAGAGCAGTGTTGTCCTCCAGGAGAAAAACCTGAACACAGTGACAATGCACCTGCCTCCTCTGGCCCCTCAGTCACCAGTTGGCATCGGTGGGCTCCTGGCTAACAGGAGCATGGTCTTAATGGGACAGCCTGTGACCCGATGGCCACCCACTGGAGACAACAGAGGGCTGGCACAGGAGAGGATCCTTGTGAACTCCGGAAATGTGGTCATGCCTTCAGTGGTCAATTACGTTTTATTTTATGTCACTGGAAACtag